One Solirubrobacter pauli DNA segment encodes these proteins:
- a CDS encoding prephenate dehydrogenase/arogenate dehydrogenase family protein, protein MKVAVVGVGLIGGSVGLAARQRLGAHVVGYDPSAGALDAALTRGAIVEACPTLEAAVADADFVFVAAPVQVLAGVIRDVLAVAGPDCVVTDVGSVKRIIVQEVGDHRFIGGHPLAGAETAGVEHARADLFADATWYLTPTTETRGSHFEQLHRFITRIGAWPSAVEPETHDVVMASVSHLPHVLANVLVAQAARVLGDEGERLPATGPSFRDVTRVAGANSAVWGGIYAANADALVAAIDDLVARLTVVREQLATADAAGIAAWNDGAREDRRRLLEADLAGGEVLELRVLVPNRPGIVAEIALALGRATIDIVDMGLYPSSGSHGTVALWIRGGVVAEQAERLVRELGLEVVRA, encoded by the coding sequence GTGAAGGTCGCCGTCGTCGGTGTCGGGCTGATCGGTGGATCGGTCGGTCTCGCGGCTCGCCAGCGCCTGGGCGCGCACGTGGTGGGCTACGACCCGTCGGCGGGTGCGCTGGACGCTGCGCTCACACGCGGCGCGATCGTCGAGGCCTGCCCGACGCTCGAGGCGGCGGTCGCGGACGCGGACTTCGTGTTCGTGGCCGCGCCCGTCCAGGTGCTCGCGGGCGTGATCCGCGACGTGCTCGCCGTGGCCGGCCCGGACTGCGTGGTCACCGACGTCGGGTCGGTCAAGCGCATCATCGTCCAGGAGGTCGGCGACCACCGGTTCATCGGCGGGCATCCGCTCGCCGGGGCGGAGACGGCGGGCGTCGAGCACGCCCGTGCCGACCTGTTCGCCGACGCCACCTGGTACCTGACGCCGACGACGGAGACGCGTGGCAGCCACTTCGAGCAGCTGCACCGGTTCATCACGCGGATCGGTGCATGGCCGTCCGCGGTCGAACCCGAGACGCACGACGTCGTGATGGCGTCGGTCTCGCATCTCCCGCACGTGCTCGCCAACGTGCTCGTCGCCCAGGCGGCGCGCGTGCTCGGCGACGAGGGTGAGCGGCTGCCCGCGACCGGCCCGTCGTTCCGCGACGTCACGCGCGTCGCCGGCGCGAACTCCGCCGTCTGGGGCGGCATCTACGCCGCCAACGCCGACGCGCTGGTCGCCGCGATCGACGACCTGGTCGCGCGGCTCACCGTCGTGCGCGAGCAGCTGGCGACCGCCGACGCGGCGGGCATCGCCGCGTGGAACGACGGCGCCCGCGAGGACCGCCGCCGGCTGCTCGAAGCCGACCTGGCCGGGGGCGAGGTGCTCGAGCTGCGGGTGCTCGTCCCCAACCGGCCCGGCATCGTCGCCGAGATCGCCCTGGCCCTGGGCCGCGCGACGATCGACATCGTCGACATGGGCCTGTATCCCTCTTCCGGCTCCCACGGCACGGTCGCGCTGTGGATCCGCGGCGGCGTCGTCGCGGAGCAGGCCGAACGTCTTGTCCGTGAACTTGGGTTGGAGGTCGTGAGAGCGTGA
- the aroF gene encoding 3-deoxy-7-phosphoheptulonate synthase codes for MMIVMKPGATNEDIESVVERIESCGARAHLSRGDEVTVIGAIGDREHVQRLGLEGHAGVQQVVPILRPYKLSSNQFKSGERSVIEIDGRRIGGEHFSMIAGPCTVESRDQVLTTADAVAAAGASMFRGGAYKPRSSPYSFQGLGQEGLHLLAEAKERTGLPIVTELMDARDVEPILEVADVIQVGARNMQNYPLLAEIGRTGRPVLIKRGLSSTLEELLMAAEYVLKEGNPNVMLCERGIRTFETAYRFTLDIMAIPMLKELSHLPVIVDPSHAPGRRDMVLPLSLAAAAAGADGIIVEVHPDPEQAICDGPQQIYADDFAAYLEQVERAAAVAGKVLSAAA; via the coding sequence ATGATGATCGTCATGAAGCCCGGCGCCACGAACGAGGACATCGAGTCCGTCGTCGAGCGCATCGAGAGCTGCGGCGCCCGCGCGCACCTCTCGCGGGGCGACGAGGTGACCGTGATCGGCGCGATCGGCGACCGCGAGCACGTGCAGCGGCTCGGCCTCGAAGGCCACGCCGGCGTGCAGCAGGTCGTGCCGATCCTGCGCCCGTACAAGCTCTCCTCGAACCAGTTCAAGTCGGGTGAGCGCTCGGTCATCGAGATCGACGGCCGCCGCATCGGCGGCGAGCACTTCTCGATGATCGCCGGCCCGTGCACGGTCGAGTCGCGCGACCAGGTGCTGACGACCGCGGACGCGGTGGCCGCCGCCGGGGCGTCGATGTTCCGCGGCGGCGCCTACAAGCCGCGTTCATCGCCGTACTCGTTCCAGGGTCTTGGCCAGGAGGGCCTGCACCTCTTGGCGGAGGCGAAGGAGCGAACGGGCTTGCCGATCGTGACCGAGCTGATGGACGCCCGCGACGTGGAGCCGATCCTCGAGGTGGCGGACGTCATCCAGGTCGGCGCGCGCAACATGCAGAACTACCCGTTGCTGGCCGAGATCGGCCGCACCGGGCGCCCGGTGCTGATCAAGCGCGGGCTCTCCAGCACGCTCGAGGAGCTGCTGATGGCCGCCGAGTACGTGCTCAAGGAGGGCAACCCGAACGTGATGCTGTGCGAGCGCGGCATCCGCACGTTCGAGACCGCCTACCGCTTCACACTCGACATCATGGCCATCCCGATGCTCAAGGAGCTCTCGCACCTGCCGGTGATCGTCGACCCCTCGCACGCGCCCGGGCGCCGCGACATGGTGCTGCCGCTGTCGCTGGCCGCGGCCGCGGCGGGCGCCGACGGCATCATCGTCGAGGTGCACCCGGACCCCGAGCAGGCCATCTGCGACGGCCCGCAGCAGATCTACGCCGATGACTTCGCGGCCTACCTGGAGCAGGTGGAGCGCGCGGCGGCCGTGGCCGGCAAGGTGCTGAGCGCGGCGGCGTGA